TTTATCATTAACGGAATTTTTGTAGGGATTGCCGGGGTTCTCTTTATGTCCCGTGTCAATGCAGGTCTTCCTAATGGCGCAATCAATTATGAATTTACAGCTTTAACAGCAGCAATTATCGGAGGTACCAGCTTTTCTGGCGGTATCGGTACTGTCGGCGGAACCCTGGCTGGTGCATTTATTGTTGGGTTTTTAGATAACATTATGAACTTAAACAATGTTGATTCGTATATGCAACAGATAGTACGGGGCGTAATTATCGCTCTGGCAGTTATCTACGATATTCGTTCAAGGAACCGCCGGTCAAACAGCATGTTGGTCAAAGAAAAAGAGCCGGCAGTGAGTAAAAAATAAAAACATCAGTTTAAGGCTTGTTTAATAATAAAAGATTCGTAATTCTTTAGAAAGACTTTGACAAGGATTAGATAAGCCTTACTGTTTAAAGATATATATAACTAGAAAGAGGGATGGGAACAGATGAAGAAAAAACTGTTAGGACTAGTTTCAGTGTTATTAATGGGGACTTTATTAGTCGGATGTTCATCAAATAAACCGGCTGAGAGTGGTTCAGCCAGCGGCGAGAAAACATACAAGGTTGCTTATATTGCCCGAGCTCAATCCGACTCCTTTGCAGCTTGGCTTGCCAATGCAGTCAAAGATGAAGCAACAAAATATCCCAACATCAAACTGGAGGTATTTGATGGTCAGGCAAACGATGATAAAGAAAACTCCATGATTGAAAATGCTATTACCAATAAATTTGATTTGATTATCGTTCAACCTAATAGCGGTGAATCTCAAAGACCATACGTTGAAAAAGTTGTTCAAGCTGGTATCTACGCCATTACTACTAACGCACGGATCGCCGGTATTGAAGGTGCATCCTCAGTGGATGCTCAGCCTTACGAGCAAGCAGCCGTTAATGCCCGGGCTGCCTTAACTCAGGTTCCTCAAAACGCCAAAGTCGTTGTCTTAAAAGGACCTTCCGGTAACTTCCATGCTGATGAGCGTCGTGCCAGCTGGCAAAAAGAGTTCTTTGACAAACGCCCGGATGTTCAAATCGTAGGCGAACAAATTGCTAACTGGAACAAAGATGAAGCTATGAAGTACATGGAAGACTGGGTTCAAGCGAACGATAAGATTGATGCTGTAATAGCTATGAATGACAACATGGCTGCCGGTGCTCTGGAAGTTGTAAAAGATAATCCAAAGTACAAAGATATGCTTGCCTATGGTGTTGATGGTACTGCCGAAGCATTATACCTCATTAAAGATGGTAAAATGACCTCTACTTGCTTACAGAATGCCAATGAACTTGCCGAGAAACTCCTCGATGCCAGTAACAAGCTGTTAACCGGCCAAGAAAAAGAGATTAACACAGATATCGGCAATCCCCTTGTTAATAAGGATAATGTAGATGAATATATTGAAGTTCTGAAAAAATCCGGAACAATTAAATAATCCCATTTAACTCTCTGGAGTTCGCAGGACATTCTTCCTCAGGGATGAATGTCCTGTTCATAACATTACGCCGATAATCGCTTATATGCTTGCACCATTTTTAACTTATTCGTTTAACTCAAGGAGGGTATTCAATGAAAAACAGAGCGGCCTATATGACAGGTCTCAATAAAATGGAAATCCGTGAGATTGAAGTTCCTGTACCGAAGGAAAAAGAGGTTCTTGTCAAACTGGAATATGTGGGAATTTGTGGCTCCGACGTTCATTATTTGGAACATGGCAAAATCGGGGATTTCATTGTTAATGGTGATTTTATATTAGGTCATGAATGTGCGGGAACCATTGAAGCCGTCGGATCAGGCGTAGAAAAACTCAAGGTGGGGGATAGAGTAGCCTTAGAACCGGGAATAACTTGTGGGCAATGTGAATTTTGCAAGACGGGCCGATATAATCTTTGCCCGGATGTAGAATTTTTAGCCACACCACCCTATCATGGCTGCTTAATGAACTACATTGCCTTTCCGGAAAACATGGCTTTTAAGCTGCCGGAGACGATCTCAACCAAAGAAGGTGCTCTCGTCGAGCCTTTAGCCGTTGGTATGCATGCTGCGAAGCAAGGCAATGTTAAGTTGGGAGATTCAGTGGTGATCCTGGGCTCAGGTACCATAGGTCTGGTTACTCTTTTAGCCTGTAAGGCCTTCGGGGCAACGGATATTACTGTTGTTGACGTTATTCCCAAGAGGCTGGAATACGCTAAAAAGCTGGGTGCAACGACGGTCTTGAATGCTGCAGAAGTGGATGTTTTAGCAGAAATCGATAAACTTACGAATAACAAAGGCGTGGATGTTGTCATTGAGACAGCAGGCTCTGCCCAAACCATAGCCCAAACCCCCTATGTCATTAAAAATGGCGGGCGTATCGTTCTGGTTGGCATGGCACCTCAGGACATTATTGAGTATAACTTTGCCAAAATCTTAGCGAAAGAAGCCGAGATCAAATCCGTCTTCCGTTACAGAAATATTTATCCTCAAGCGATTAATGCCATTGCCAAAGGTATTATTGATATCTCCAGCATTATTACCCATGAATTCGATTTTGATGACGTTGCCAGTGCCTTTGACTTTGTAATTAACCATAAACAAGAGGTTGTAAAAGGGGTTATAAAAATAGGTTAAGTCAATGGAACCAATATTTATGGACTTGTTAAACAGGAGGGGTAGACGATGCAATATTTGCTTGGCGTTGATCTGGGAACTTCGGGTACAAAAACTGTGTTGTTTGATCTTGCCGGGAATCCAATCTGTGCTAAAACCATTGAATACCCGCTATATCAACCGGCCAATGGTTGGGCAGAGCAAGACCCTTCTGATTGGTGGAATGCCACCTGTGACGGCATTAAATATGTAATCACTGCGAGTGGAATAGATGCTTCTGAGATTGCCGGAATAGGTCTTTCCGGACAGATGCATGGGCTTGTAATGCTTGATAGGGATGGAATTGTTTTAAGAAAATCAATCATTTGGTGTGATCAGAGAACAGCTGACGAATGCCAACAGATGAATGAACTGGTTGGGGAACGAAGACTCATTGAAATTACGGCCAATCCTGCACTGACTGGGTTTACGGCTTCCAAAATACTTTGGGTTCAGAATCATGAACCTGAACTATATGAAAAATGTGCTCATATTTTGCTTCCCAAGGATTATATCCGCTATATGCTGACGGGTGAATTCGCTACAGAAATGTCTGATGCCTCAGGGATGCAGCTCATGGATATTCCTCAACGGCGTTGGTCTGATGAAATACTGTCGAAGTTTAACATTACCAAGTCCATGCTGGGTAAGCTCTACGAGTCACCGGATATTACAGGTCAAGTACACCAAAGGGCCGCTGAGTTAACAGGACTGCGTGAGGGAACAATCGTGGTGGGCGGTGCCGCCGACAATTCTGCTGCTGCGGTGGGTACAGGGGTGGTAAGGTCAGGCAATGCTTTTACCACCATTGGTACCTCCGGCGTAATTTATGCCATCTCTAATGATGTTTCCATAGACATTCAGGGCAGGGTTCATACATTTTGCAGTGCAGTGCCAGGGAAATGGACGGTTATGAGCTGCACCTTAGGGGCTGGCTTGTCCTTGAAATGGTTACGGGATACCTGCTGTCTTGAGGAAATCAAAGAGGCAGAAAACCTCGGAGTTGACCCTTATGTTGTGATGAATACCCTGGCTGAACAAGTGAAGCCTGGAGCAGGCGGTCTGGTTTATCTGCCTTATTTGATGGGGGAAAGATCCCCACATCCGGACCCTTACTGTCGCGGGGTATTCTTCGGCTTGTCGGCTTCCCATAATCGAGGCAACATGATTCGTGCAGTCATGGAGGGAGTTGCCTATTCTCAACGGGAATGTGTTGATGTCTTTAAAGAAATGCAAGTCAATGTCCAGGATATGATAGCCTGTGGAGGGGGAGGAAGAAGTCCCCTTTGGAGACAAATGCTTGCAGATATGTACAATTGTCCTGTCAGCACCATCAAAGCGGATGAAGGACCTGCTTTTGGTGCAGCTATACTTGCAGGAGTTGGAGCAGGAGTCTATACATCAGTAGAAGATGCCTGTGACAATTTGGTCATTAAGAATAGCATTCAACATCCTAATCCTGCTGCTCAAAAGACCTATGAGGAATATTATCAGCTTTATAAAAAATTGTACGTTGATTTACAGGAGTCCTTTAAATATTTGTCCAGACTCCCAAAATAAGACCAGGAGAGTTGGCTTTTGTAATTTAACTGGTATCTCGCAGGATTATAATTGTAGAGGATTCTAACATTAAAAGACAGCGGGTAAACCGTTGTCTTTTAATGTAAAATCACCGTTTCTTCAATACCTGCCGATGTTTCCTCAGCAATTGAGGCAACTCGCTGAATAGAGGCATTGACTCTTCAGCCACTCCAGCGAAACCCTGGCAGATTCGATAGCGGCATTTAAAGCTAAAAGATTGGTCTGTACAGCTATGGATTTAATGATATTAATCAGCTTGGAGATTTCTGAGGTTCTGCGTTCCAAATCTTTGACGTGGGCTATTGCCCTTTAGCCGAATATTGGCAATGGAGGCTCCTAAATTCTGAAAATACTAGACAATTAACCGTCCCCATGATACTTTAGTCTAAAATACTATTAAAAAGCAGGTGTCTTAGATGGATAATCTGGATGACTCAGGAAGAGGCATGAAAAGAAAAAAGACCATCGTCTGGGATGATCCTCAAATAAACAAAAGAGATGCGGTGTCATCTCTTTCCGGACTGTATTATCTGAGAAGCATAAGGGACGGGAAAATTAGTCCGCCGCCGGCTGCAAAATTGATCGGGTATCAGATTAAAGAAGTAGACCATGGCTTTGCTGCATTTGAACTTCAGCCTGGAGAGCACCACTATAATCCTTTTGCCACCGTTCATGG
This Desulfosporosinus orientis DSM 765 DNA region includes the following protein-coding sequences:
- a CDS encoding sugar ABC transporter substrate-binding protein, which encodes MKKKLLGLVSVLLMGTLLVGCSSNKPAESGSASGEKTYKVAYIARAQSDSFAAWLANAVKDEATKYPNIKLEVFDGQANDDKENSMIENAITNKFDLIIVQPNSGESQRPYVEKVVQAGIYAITTNARIAGIEGASSVDAQPYEQAAVNARAALTQVPQNAKVVVLKGPSGNFHADERRASWQKEFFDKRPDVQIVGEQIANWNKDEAMKYMEDWVQANDKIDAVIAMNDNMAAGALEVVKDNPKYKDMLAYGVDGTAEALYLIKDGKMTSTCLQNANELAEKLLDASNKLLTGQEKEINTDIGNPLVNKDNVDEYIEVLKKSGTIK
- a CDS encoding NAD(P)-dependent alcohol dehydrogenase, translating into MKNRAAYMTGLNKMEIREIEVPVPKEKEVLVKLEYVGICGSDVHYLEHGKIGDFIVNGDFILGHECAGTIEAVGSGVEKLKVGDRVALEPGITCGQCEFCKTGRYNLCPDVEFLATPPYHGCLMNYIAFPENMAFKLPETISTKEGALVEPLAVGMHAAKQGNVKLGDSVVILGSGTIGLVTLLACKAFGATDITVVDVIPKRLEYAKKLGATTVLNAAEVDVLAEIDKLTNNKGVDVVIETAGSAQTIAQTPYVIKNGGRIVLVGMAPQDIIEYNFAKILAKEAEIKSVFRYRNIYPQAINAIAKGIIDISSIITHEFDFDDVASAFDFVINHKQEVVKGVIKIG
- the xylB gene encoding xylulokinase gives rise to the protein MQYLLGVDLGTSGTKTVLFDLAGNPICAKTIEYPLYQPANGWAEQDPSDWWNATCDGIKYVITASGIDASEIAGIGLSGQMHGLVMLDRDGIVLRKSIIWCDQRTADECQQMNELVGERRLIEITANPALTGFTASKILWVQNHEPELYEKCAHILLPKDYIRYMLTGEFATEMSDASGMQLMDIPQRRWSDEILSKFNITKSMLGKLYESPDITGQVHQRAAELTGLREGTIVVGGAADNSAAAVGTGVVRSGNAFTTIGTSGVIYAISNDVSIDIQGRVHTFCSAVPGKWTVMSCTLGAGLSLKWLRDTCCLEEIKEAENLGVDPYVVMNTLAEQVKPGAGGLVYLPYLMGERSPHPDPYCRGVFFGLSASHNRGNMIRAVMEGVAYSQRECVDVFKEMQVNVQDMIACGGGGRSPLWRQMLADMYNCPVSTIKADEGPAFGAAILAGVGAGVYTSVEDACDNLVIKNSIQHPNPAAQKTYEEYYQLYKKLYVDLQESFKYLSRLPK
- a CDS encoding PaaI family thioesterase; protein product: MDNLDDSGRGMKRKKTIVWDDPQINKRDAVSSLSGLYYLRSIRDGKISPPPAAKLIGYQIKEVDHGFAAFELQPGEHHYNPFATVHGGILSTLLDTTMTAAVITTLPQHITCSTVEIKVNFIKPVSAESKLVRCEAKIIHIGRKLATVEGRIKGINDELYAHGVSTCLIFKVN